One stretch of Streptomyces hygroscopicus DNA includes these proteins:
- a CDS encoding membrane protein: MSAQLVTATVLLVVVAWLAACAEAGLARTTRFRAEEAVRSGRRGSAKLMLVAEDPTRYLNVALLVRVACEVAAGAVVTFASLREFDETWKALTVAIGVMVLVSYVAVGVSPRTIGAQHPLNTATVAAYVLIPLARVMGPIPPLLILLGNALTPGKGFRKGPFASEAELRALVDLAEQESLIEDEERRMVHSVFELGDTLVREVMVPRTDLVVIERFKTIRQALTLALRSGFSRIPVTGENEDDIVGVVYLKDLVRKTHINREAEAELVSTAMRPATFVPDTKNAGDLLREMQQERNHVAVVIDEYGGTAGIVTIEDILEEIVGEITDEYDRELPPIEDLGDGAHRVTARLALGDLGELYGTDLEDEDVETVGGLLAKALGRVPIAGATAEVDVPEGGIDPALKALRLTAESPAGRRNRIVTVLVEPVRETAAAEPE; encoded by the coding sequence ATGAGCGCCCAACTCGTCACCGCGACCGTCCTGCTGGTCGTGGTGGCCTGGCTGGCGGCCTGCGCGGAGGCCGGTCTCGCCCGCACCACCCGGTTCCGGGCCGAGGAGGCCGTGCGCTCCGGGCGGCGCGGCAGCGCCAAGCTGATGCTCGTCGCCGAGGACCCCACCCGCTATCTCAATGTGGCGCTGCTGGTCAGGGTCGCCTGCGAGGTCGCGGCGGGCGCGGTCGTCACGTTCGCGAGTCTGCGCGAGTTCGACGAGACCTGGAAGGCCCTGACCGTCGCGATCGGCGTGATGGTCCTGGTGTCGTATGTGGCCGTCGGCGTCTCCCCGCGCACCATCGGCGCCCAGCATCCGCTCAACACCGCGACCGTCGCCGCCTATGTGCTGATCCCGCTGGCCCGGGTCATGGGCCCCATCCCGCCGCTGCTGATCCTCCTCGGTAACGCGCTCACGCCCGGCAAGGGCTTCCGTAAGGGCCCGTTCGCCTCCGAGGCCGAGCTGCGCGCCCTGGTGGACCTCGCCGAGCAGGAGTCGCTGATCGAGGACGAGGAGCGGCGCATGGTCCACTCCGTCTTCGAGCTCGGCGACACCCTGGTGCGCGAGGTGATGGTGCCGCGCACCGACCTCGTGGTCATCGAGCGCTTCAAGACCATCCGGCAGGCCCTCACCCTGGCGCTGCGCTCCGGCTTCTCCCGGATCCCGGTCACCGGGGAGAACGAGGACGACATCGTCGGGGTCGTCTACCTCAAGGATCTTGTCCGTAAGACGCATATCAACCGCGAGGCCGAGGCCGAGCTGGTCTCCACCGCGATGCGGCCCGCCACCTTCGTCCCGGACACCAAGAACGCGGGCGATCTGCTGCGCGAGATGCAGCAGGAGCGCAACCATGTCGCCGTCGTGATCGACGAGTACGGCGGCACGGCCGGCATCGTCACCATCGAGGACATCCTCGAGGAGATCGTCGGCGAGATCACCGATGAGTACGACCGCGAGCTGCCGCCCATCGAGGACCTCGGCGACGGCGCCCACCGGGTGACCGCCCGGCTCGCCCTCGGCGACCTGGGCGAGCTGTACGGCACCGACCTGGAGGACGAGGACGTCGAGACGGTGGGCGGGCTGCTCGCCAAGGCGCTGGGCCGGGTGCCGATCGCGGGCGCCACGGCCGAGGTCGACGTCCCCGAGGGCGGCATCGACCCCGCGCTCAAGGCGCTGCGGCTGACCGCCGAGTCCCCGGCGGGCCGCCGCAACCGCATTGTCACGGTGCTGGTCGAGCCGGTCCGCGAGACCGCCGCGGCCGAGCCGGAGTAG
- a CDS encoding 16S rRNA maturation RNase YbeY produces the protein MAIDVNNESGIDIDERAVLDVARYALARMRIHPLSELSVIVVDADAMEQLHIQWMDLPGPTDVMSFPMDELRPPAKDDEEPPQGLLGDIVLCPEVAKKQGEEAPTGHSMDEELHLLTVHGVLHLLGYDHEEADERAEMFGLQAAIVDGWRAEQGLTGPSPAPTVR, from the coding sequence ATGGCGATCGACGTCAACAACGAGTCCGGTATCGATATCGACGAGCGGGCTGTGCTCGACGTCGCCCGCTACGCGCTGGCCCGGATGCGTATCCACCCGCTCTCCGAGCTCTCGGTGATCGTCGTCGACGCCGACGCCATGGAGCAGCTGCACATCCAGTGGATGGACCTGCCGGGGCCGACAGATGTCATGTCCTTCCCGATGGACGAGCTGCGCCCGCCGGCCAAGGACGACGAGGAGCCCCCGCAGGGCCTCCTCGGGGACATCGTGCTCTGCCCCGAAGTGGCCAAGAAGCAGGGGGAGGAGGCGCCGACCGGGCACTCCATGGACGAGGAGCTGCACCTGCTCACCGTCCACGGCGTCCTCCACCTCCTCGGCTATGACCACGAGGAGGCGGACGAGCGCGCCGAGATGTTCGGCCTGCAGGCCGCCATCGTCGACGGCTGGCGCGCGGAGCAGGGCCTGACCGGCCCCTCGCCGGCCCCCACCGTCCGATGA
- a CDS encoding phosphate starvation protein PhoH, with amino-acid sequence MTQPTTAPQAHAQFTVPNKHPMVMVLGSGDALLRVIEKAFPATDIHVRGNQVSATGDPKEVALVQRLFDEMMLVLRTGQPMTEDAVERSISMLRAAENGEGGGQETPAEVLTQNILSNRGRTIRPKTLNQKRYVDAIDKHTVVFGIGPAGTGKTYLAMAKAVQALQSKQVTRIILTRPAVEAGERLGFLPGTLYEKIDPYLRPLYDALHDMLDPDSIPRLMAAGTIEVAPLAYMRGRTLNDAFIILDEAQNTNPEQMKMFLTRLGFDSKIVITGDITQIDLPGGTKSGLRQVREILDGVEDVHFSMLTSTDVVRHKLVGRIVDAYDQYDSRNGK; translated from the coding sequence ATGACGCAACCAACCACAGCACCGCAGGCGCATGCGCAGTTCACGGTCCCGAACAAGCACCCCATGGTCATGGTCCTGGGATCGGGTGACGCGCTGCTGCGTGTGATCGAGAAGGCGTTCCCGGCGACCGATATTCACGTACGGGGCAACCAAGTCAGCGCCACCGGGGATCCGAAGGAAGTCGCCCTGGTCCAGCGTCTGTTCGATGAGATGATGCTGGTGCTCCGCACCGGTCAACCGATGACGGAGGATGCGGTGGAGCGCTCGATCTCCATGTTGCGCGCGGCCGAAAATGGAGAGGGCGGAGGGCAGGAGACGCCTGCCGAGGTGCTCACCCAGAACATCCTCTCCAACCGCGGTCGCACCATCCGTCCCAAGACGCTCAACCAGAAGCGCTATGTCGACGCCATCGACAAGCACACGGTCGTCTTCGGCATCGGCCCCGCGGGCACCGGCAAGACCTATCTGGCCATGGCCAAGGCGGTCCAGGCGCTGCAGTCCAAGCAGGTCACCCGGATCATCCTCACCCGGCCGGCGGTCGAGGCGGGGGAGCGGCTCGGCTTCCTGCCCGGCACCCTCTACGAGAAGATCGACCCGTATCTGCGCCCGCTCTACGACGCGCTGCACGACATGCTCGACCCCGACTCCATCCCGCGCCTGATGGCCGCGGGCACGATCGAGGTCGCGCCGCTGGCGTATATGCGCGGCCGGACGCTCAATGACGCGTTCATCATCCTCGACGAGGCCCAGAACACGAACCCCGAGCAGATGAAGATGTTCCTCACCCGGCTCGGCTTCGACTCCAAGATAGTGATCACGGGCGACATCACCCAGATCGACCTCCCCGGCGGGACCAAGAGCGGTCTGCGCCAGGTGCGGGAGATCCTGGACGGCGTCGAGGACGTTCACTTCTCCATGCTCACCAGCACCGACGTGGTCCGTCACAAGCTGGTCGGCCGTATCGTCGACGCATACGACCAGTACGACAGCCGCAACGGAAAGTAA
- a CDS encoding sugar kinase, producing MTTHNGDKLTAGYPLLDPLEAVRRPGDPACDVYLTGTVFLDIIFTGLDTAPVRGTESWARGMGSSPGGVANMATALARLGLRTSLAAAFGDDHYGDYCQDALDRGEGIDLSLSRTIPGWHSPVTVSMAYEGERTMVSHGHEAPPPEEPAPSSPPPARAAVASLVPGHGQEWVAEAARRGSRVFADVGWDDTGRWDPADLAELEHCEAFLPNAEEAMRYTRTDCPRAAARALADLVPLAVVTLGSEGAYAVDGRTGETAEVPAISVEALDPTGAGDVFVAGFVTGTLADWPLGDRLAFAGLTAALSVQEFGGSLSAPGWVEIAAWWQHARSYDDQPGRALRRYAFLDRLLPAAARPWPLRRAVPTIGFRQA from the coding sequence GTGACGACACACAACGGCGACAAGCTCACAGCGGGTTACCCCCTGCTCGACCCGCTCGAGGCCGTTCGCCGGCCCGGTGACCCGGCGTGCGACGTCTATCTCACCGGCACCGTCTTCCTCGACATCATCTTCACCGGTCTGGACACCGCCCCCGTCCGCGGCACCGAATCCTGGGCCCGCGGCATGGGCTCGAGCCCCGGCGGCGTCGCCAATATGGCCACCGCCCTGGCCCGGCTCGGCCTGCGCACCTCGCTCGCCGCCGCCTTCGGCGACGACCACTACGGGGACTACTGCCAGGACGCCCTGGACCGCGGCGAGGGCATCGATCTCTCGCTCTCCCGCACGATCCCCGGCTGGCACTCCCCGGTGACCGTCTCGATGGCCTACGAGGGCGAGCGGACCATGGTCTCCCACGGCCATGAGGCCCCGCCGCCCGAGGAGCCCGCCCCCAGCTCCCCGCCCCCGGCCCGCGCCGCCGTGGCCTCCCTGGTGCCCGGCCACGGCCAGGAGTGGGTCGCCGAGGCCGCCCGCCGCGGCAGCAGGGTCTTCGCGGACGTCGGCTGGGACGACACCGGCCGCTGGGATCCGGCCGACCTCGCCGAGCTGGAGCACTGCGAGGCGTTCCTGCCCAATGCCGAGGAGGCGATGCGCTACACCCGCACCGATTGCCCGCGCGCCGCCGCCCGGGCCCTCGCCGACCTGGTCCCGCTCGCCGTCGTCACGCTCGGCTCCGAGGGGGCGTACGCGGTCGACGGCCGCACCGGCGAGACCGCGGAGGTGCCCGCGATCTCCGTGGAGGCCCTGGACCCGACCGGCGCCGGGGACGTGTTCGTCGCCGGTTTCGTCACCGGCACGCTCGCCGACTGGCCGCTCGGCGACCGGCTGGCCTTCGCCGGGCTGACCGCCGCGCTGTCGGTGCAGGAGTTCGGCGGCTCGCTGTCCGCGCCCGGCTGGGTCGAGATCGCCGCCTGGTGGCAGCACGCCCGCTCCTACGACGACCAGCCCGGCCGCGCGCTGCGCCGCTATGCCTTCCTCGACCGGCTGCTCCCGGCCGCCGCCCGCCCCTGGCCGCTGCGCCGGGCCGTTCCGACGATCGGTTTCCGCCAGGCGTAG
- a CDS encoding ribonuclease Z, with amino-acid sequence MSARELIVLGTASQVPTRHRNHNGYLLRWDGEGLLFDPGEGTQRQMLRAGVAAHDIDRICVTHFHGDHSLGLAGVIQRINLDRVPHRVTAHYPASGQRFFERLRYATAYRETVALTEEPVDGDGAVLARTPAYTLEAARLSHPVESYGYRLIEPDGRRMLPERLAAFGVRGPDIGRLQRDRALEIEGRTVTLEEVSEVRRGQRFAFIMDTRLCDGVSALAQGCDLLVIESTFLDEEEALAVEYGHLTAGQAARVAAGAGARHLVLTHFSQRYGDPSDFERQARAAGFEGELTVAEDLMTVALPKRR; translated from the coding sequence TTGTCCGCACGGGAACTGATCGTCCTCGGCACCGCCAGCCAGGTGCCGACCCGGCACCGCAACCACAATGGCTATCTGCTGCGCTGGGACGGCGAGGGCCTGCTGTTCGACCCCGGTGAGGGCACCCAGCGCCAGATGCTGCGGGCCGGGGTCGCCGCCCATGACATCGACCGGATCTGCGTCACGCATTTCCACGGGGATCACTCCCTGGGCCTGGCCGGGGTGATCCAGCGGATCAACCTCGACCGGGTGCCGCACCGGGTGACCGCCCACTACCCGGCGAGCGGACAGCGGTTCTTCGAGCGGCTGCGGTACGCGACCGCCTACCGCGAGACGGTGGCGCTGACCGAGGAGCCGGTCGACGGTGACGGCGCGGTGCTGGCCCGCACCCCCGCGTACACACTGGAGGCGGCCCGGCTCTCGCACCCCGTCGAGTCGTACGGCTATCGCCTGATCGAACCGGACGGCCGCAGGATGCTGCCCGAGCGGCTCGCCGCGTTCGGCGTCCGCGGCCCGGACATCGGCCGACTGCAGCGGGATCGGGCGCTGGAGATCGAGGGGCGTACGGTCACGCTCGAAGAGGTCAGCGAGGTGCGCCGGGGGCAGCGCTTCGCGTTCATCATGGACACCCGGCTGTGCGACGGCGTCTCCGCGCTGGCGCAGGGGTGCGATCTGCTGGTCATCGAGTCGACCTTCCTGGACGAGGAGGAGGCGCTGGCCGTCGAGTACGGGCATCTGACCGCCGGGCAGGCGGCCCGGGTCGCGGCCGGGGCGGGGGCGCGGCATCTGGTGCTGACGCACTTCTCGCAGCGCTACGGCGATCCGTCCGACTTCGAGCGTCAGGCGCGGGCCGCCGGGTTCGAGGGGGAGCTCACGGTCGCCGAGGACCTGATGACGGTGGCGCTGCCCAAACGGCGCTGA
- a CDS encoding histidine triad (HIT) protein: MAGEPQADCLFCKIVSGEVPATVVRETDTTVAFRDINPQAPTHILVIPKVHYPDAASLAAAEPQAAADVLREAGTVAADEKLVETGYRVVFNTGSGAGQTVFHAHAHVLGGRGLNWPPG; the protein is encoded by the coding sequence GTGGCGGGAGAACCGCAGGCCGACTGCCTGTTCTGCAAGATTGTCTCGGGGGAGGTGCCGGCCACCGTCGTGCGCGAGACGGACACCACCGTCGCCTTCCGCGACATAAACCCCCAGGCACCCACGCACATCCTGGTGATCCCCAAGGTGCACTACCCGGACGCGGCCTCCCTCGCCGCGGCCGAACCGCAGGCCGCCGCGGATGTGCTGCGCGAGGCGGGCACGGTCGCCGCCGATGAGAAGCTCGTCGAGACGGGCTACCGCGTGGTGTTCAACACCGGTTCCGGCGCCGGTCAGACCGTCTTCCACGCCCACGCCCACGTCCTGGGCGGCCGCGGGCTCAACTGGCCCCCCGGATAA
- a CDS encoding 16S rRNA methyltransferase, giving the protein MTAPVFVADSLAGAVAGARVWLEGPEGRHAVSVRRLRVGEPVVLTDGHGTGVQGTVAAVEGKDRLQIAVDEVHQEAAPDPRITVVQALPKGDRGELAVETMTETGVDAVVPWSASRCITQWKGERGLKALGKWRATAREAGKQSRRLTFPEVPDAMTTKQVARLLAEAAFAAVLHEEGGEPLATAQLPASGEIVLVVGPEGGVSAEELAAFAEAGARPYRLGPSVLRTSTAGTAAAALLLGRTGRWG; this is encoded by the coding sequence GTGACCGCCCCGGTGTTCGTGGCCGACTCACTGGCGGGTGCGGTCGCGGGGGCCCGGGTCTGGCTGGAGGGCCCGGAGGGGCGCCACGCGGTGTCCGTAAGGCGGCTGCGCGTCGGTGAGCCCGTGGTGCTGACGGACGGTCACGGTACGGGCGTCCAGGGCACCGTGGCGGCCGTCGAGGGCAAGGACCGGCTGCAGATCGCGGTGGACGAGGTGCACCAGGAGGCGGCCCCGGACCCGAGGATCACCGTCGTCCAGGCGCTGCCCAAGGGTGACCGGGGCGAGCTGGCGGTGGAGACCATGACGGAGACCGGTGTGGACGCCGTCGTTCCGTGGTCGGCGTCCCGCTGCATCACCCAGTGGAAGGGCGAGCGCGGCCTCAAGGCGCTCGGCAAGTGGCGGGCGACCGCGCGCGAGGCGGGCAAGCAATCCCGTCGGCTGACCTTCCCCGAGGTCCCGGACGCGATGACGACCAAGCAGGTTGCCCGGCTTCTCGCCGAAGCCGCGTTCGCGGCCGTGCTCCACGAGGAGGGCGGCGAACCGCTCGCGACGGCACAACTGCCCGCGAGTGGCGAGATCGTGCTGGTCGTCGGGCCCGAAGGGGGCGTTTCCGCCGAGGAGTTGGCGGCCTTCGCGGAGGCGGGCGCGCGGCCGTACCGGCTGGGCCCGAGCGTGCTGCGCACCTCCACGGCCGGAACGGCGGCCGCCGCGCTGCTGCTCGGCCGCACCGGCCGCTGGGGATGA
- a CDS encoding 2-nitropropane dioxygenase, which produces MAMSSALTDLYRYPIVQAPMAGGASCPQLAATVSEAGGLGFLAAGYKTPEAMYEEIKQLRGLTGRHFGVNLFMPQPSNADTAGVGAYRARLTGEAAWYETPLGDPNAGSDDAYDAKLAVLLDNPVPVVSFTFGCPTREVLDAFAKAGTRTIVTVTSPVEAQTAQWAGADAVCVQGVEAGGHQGTYSNDPAVDGMGAGLGLLSLITLVREYVQIPIIAAGGIMRGSQIAAALASGAVAAQMGTAFLVCPESGANALHKQAMTDPLFGRTELTRAFSGRPARGLVNRFMREHGPHAPAAYPQLHHMTSGLRKAAAKAGDPQGMALWAGQGHRLARELPAARLVETLAAELDAARAELGLQSQRGAVS; this is translated from the coding sequence GTGGCCATGTCCTCCGCGCTGACCGATCTTTACCGGTACCCGATCGTGCAGGCGCCGATGGCGGGTGGAGCCTCCTGCCCGCAGCTCGCCGCCACTGTCTCCGAGGCCGGTGGCCTCGGTTTCCTCGCTGCCGGCTACAAGACGCCGGAAGCGATGTATGAGGAGATCAAACAGCTGCGAGGGCTGACCGGCCGGCACTTCGGTGTCAATCTGTTCATGCCGCAGCCGTCCAACGCCGACACGGCCGGCGTCGGGGCCTACCGGGCGCGGCTCACGGGCGAGGCGGCCTGGTACGAGACTCCGCTGGGCGACCCGAACGCGGGCTCGGACGACGCGTACGACGCCAAGCTCGCCGTACTCCTCGACAACCCGGTTCCGGTCGTCTCGTTCACCTTCGGCTGCCCGACTCGCGAGGTCCTCGACGCCTTCGCCAAGGCCGGCACCCGCACGATCGTGACCGTGACCTCGCCCGTCGAGGCGCAGACCGCCCAGTGGGCGGGCGCCGACGCCGTCTGTGTGCAGGGCGTGGAGGCCGGCGGCCACCAGGGCACGTACAGCAATGACCCGGCCGTCGATGGGATGGGCGCCGGGCTCGGTCTGCTGTCGCTGATCACGCTGGTCCGTGAGTACGTCCAGATCCCGATCATCGCGGCGGGCGGGATAATGCGCGGTTCGCAGATCGCCGCGGCGCTGGCCTCGGGCGCGGTCGCGGCCCAGATGGGGACCGCGTTCCTGGTGTGCCCCGAGTCCGGGGCGAACGCCCTGCACAAGCAGGCGATGACGGATCCGCTGTTCGGCCGGACCGAGCTGACCCGCGCCTTCTCCGGCCGCCCGGCCCGGGGCCTGGTCAACCGCTTCATGCGCGAGCACGGCCCGCACGCGCCCGCCGCCTACCCCCAGCTGCACCACATGACGTCCGGCCTCCGTAAGGCGGCCGCCAAGGCGGGCGATCCGCAGGGGATGGCGCTGTGGGCCGGGCAGGGGCACCGGCTGGCGCGTGAGCTGCCCGCCGCGCGGCTGGTGGAGACGCTCGCGGCGGAACTCGACGCCGCGCGGGCCGAGTTGGGTCTTCAGTCCCAGCGGGGTGCGGTGTCGTGA